The Sphingorhabdus lutea genome segment CCGAGCGGTATTTTCCTGTCCGACATAGCATCCTTTGTCAAAGGCCACGCCGTTCAGCTCAATCGCATTACATTCAAGCCATAAATGCTTTTCATGGCCAAGCTCATCCCTGCCCTCCACCACGCCCTGTGACAGGCGATGTTTGCGCCATATATCCGTTGCATCGGAACAATCGCATGATGCAGAAAGTCCGCGATAGCCAAGCGCCTCCATGCGCGGATCGGCAGTCAATTGGTCATGATGGTGTAAAGACCACAGAACCGCCATTTCGGTTCGCTCTATCGTGATTTTGCGGCGCAAACGATATAGGCTTAGCTTCTTGATAAGCTCATCAACATATTGCGCCTCTACATCCAAAAAAATGCAATTTGCGCTCTGTTTTATATCCGCGTCCTTAACATCTTCTGCGTCCCATATAATCATATCGAACAGGACCTTGCCCTGCGCGGATAATAAGGCGCCATATTGGGGCGTGCCCGCCGCCACTTTACGCATATCTTGCGTTAATAATCCTTGCAGAAAATCACGCACATTATCTGATATTGCTCCATCGATGATTTGGGGAGAAATTTTAACAACCGAACGATTGTTTAATTGCTTAATGTCGCTATTTTCTGTCATATATGCAAAATAGATATTCCCCATCACTTTATCAAGGCGAAGCATTATGTCCGGCAAATATGATTTAATCTTAAAAAATGGCACGGTGCACAGCCCCGGCGGGCCGCAACATGTTGATGTCGCGGTAAAGGATGGAAAAATCGCCGCATTGGGCCATTTTGATGATGCAGGCAAAATTGTTGATTGCACCGGATTGGACATTTTGCCTGGCATGATTGACAGCCAAGTGCATTTTCGTGAGCCAGGTTTGGAGCATAAGGAAGACCTTGAAAGCGGCAGCAGATGCGCCGTTATGGGCGGCATTACCGCCGTTTTTGAAATGCCCAATACCAACCCCAATACCGATACCAAGGAACGTATAGAGGATAAATTATCCAGAGCATATCACCGCATGTGGTGTGACCATGCTTTTTATGTCGGCGCAACAGGGCAAAATGCCGAAGAGTTATTGGAATTGGAAAAAATGCCCGGCACATCGGGCGTTAAAATTTTTATGGGTGCGTCCACCGGCAATTTATTGGTCAAGGATGATGAGGCGTTGGAACGTGTGCTGCGATCCGGCACGCGCCGCGTTGCAATACATAGCGAGGACGAATATCGCATGAACGAACGCGAACATTTGCGGGTGGAGGGCGACCCATCTTCCCATCCCATTTGGCGCGATGATGAAAGCGCGATGATGTCCACCAAGCGTATCATTGCGCTGGCCCGAAAAACCGGCCGCCGCATCCATATTTTGCATATCACCACACCAGCAGAGCTGGAACTGATTAGCCAGAATAAAGATTTGGTGACATGCGAATTATTGCCGCAACATTTAACGCTGGATGCTGAAACCGCCTATGCCAAACTTGGCAGCTATGCCCAAATGAACCCGCCTATCCGGTCAAAGGCACATCAAGATGGCCTGTGGCATTGGTTAAACCAAGGCGTGCCGGATGTTATGGGATCGGACCATGCCCCGCATACAAAAGAGGAAAAGGCAAAACCCTATCCCGCATCGCCCAGCGGCATGCCTGGTGTGCAAACCATTTTGCCGTTAATGTTAAACCATGTCGCGCATGGCCGCACCACATTACAGCGCGTGATTGAATTATTCAGCGCAGGGCCACAGCGTATATTCGGCCTTGTCGGCAAGGGGCGCATTGCGGTGGGATATGACGCCGATTTTACCGTGGTTGATTTGGCCAAAAAATGGACAATCACTAATGAGTGGCTGCAATCCAAATGCGGCTGGTCACCATTTGAGGGGATGGAAATTACCGGCAAACCCGTGGGCACATTCATTCGCGGGCATCAGGTGATGTGGAATGATGTGCTTGCAGACAAGGTAATTGGCGAGCCTGTCCGTTTCCAAGAAACCTATAAGGGATAGGATAAATATTAAACCGGTTTATTCGCCAATTTATATTTACGCAGCCCGTCATAGGTGAAAATTGCAATGCCCAGCCAAATCAGGATGAAGCATGAAATTTGCGCCCATGACAGCGGCTCTTTATACACCAAAACGCCGAATAAAAATTGGATGGTTGGGCCAATATATTGAATAAAGCCAATGGTGGAAAAATTTATTTTTCGCGCGGCAGAGGCAAATAATAATAATGGCACAGCGGTGACAAGGCCGCTTGCCATCAATGCCAATGTAACGCCCCAACTATCATTCCATGCGGCATGGCTGCTAGTCATATATACCCAAATGGCCAATAATAATGACGGGATGAACAGCCATAATGTTTCCACCGCCAAACCGGGCAATGATTCCACCGGTGCAATTTTGCGGATAAGGCCATAAAAACCAAAGCTCAGCGCCAAAGAAATGCTAATCCACAAAGTGTTTAACGCACCGCCCGCCAATAATGCCACGCCCAATATAGCGCAGCATAATGCCGCAATTTGCAATCTTCCCAAACGTTCTTTTAAAAATATATATCCCAAGGCAATGTTTAACAGCGGGCTTAAAAAATAACCTAGCGACGCCGCAACAACATAATCATGCGACACCGCCCAAATATAAATTAACCAATTTGCCGCGATTAAAAAAGATGTGAAGAAAAGATATTTTAATGCCTGCGGGTTGCGTAGGGCCGCCCATAACTCCCCAATTCGACCGCGAAGTGTCAAAATCAATAATAAAACAGGCACGCACCAAATAACGCGGTGGGCGACAATTTCATATTCGGGATAGCCCTTAAAAATCTTGAAAAAAACGGGCATGAAGCCCCAGATAATATATGCGCCAATCGCCTGTATGACACCAGTACGCGCCTTATTCTCATCATGGGAAATGTTAATCATGCCGCCCTGCTGCGCCGATTATGGCATCAGGTCAAGCATATAAAATATACATGCCCTATATAATCCCGCCGCCCAAAAATAGCCGTAGGGCGCAAAAAATAATGACCGCGATGCAAAAATTGCGTCCGCCATTTTTTTGCGAAGCCGCGCCAAAAATTGCGCCAATGCCGGCAATGACGATGATGAACCAATTGGCCCAGCCAAGCAGCGGCAATAAAGCAGGAAGAGCGAATAAAAGCGCAATTGCGCCAAAAATATATGCGATTATATTTGCCATAGGACATGCTTGCCCCATCATGATAAAATTGGCAATGTCGCCAAAGATAAAGCCGCGATTTTTTACGACAAAGGAAATTTATGACCAATATCGGCCCTACATTGGAAACAAATCGGCTTATCCTGCGTATGCCAAGCAAGGAAGATTTGCCCGCATTTACAAAATTTTGCGCAGATGCCGAAACCACCCGCTTCATTGGCGGGGTATCGCATCCCTCCATGGCGTGGCGCGCATGGGCCGCAATGATTGGTGGGTGGCATTTAAACGGTTTTGGTTATTTTTCGATGATTGAAAAATCGACCGGTCAATGGATTGGCCGCACCGGTCCGTGGCAGCCGCCCCAATGGCCCGGCACAGAAATTGGTTGGGGCATTATGCGAGATGCGGCCGGCAAGGGATATGCCCGTGAAGCCGCCATTGCCTGTATCGATTGGGCAATTGATATTTTGGGTTGGGATGATGTCATCCACACCATTGACCCTGAAAATCATGCATCCATCGCATTGGCAGAGCGTTTGGGGTCAAAACCCCGCGGACCAGTTATCATGCCGCCGCCATTTCATGAAAAGCATATAGAAATTTGGGGACAAACAAAGGCCGAGTGGCTGGTGAATAAACGCGCCTTTACTTAATTTCCTATATGCTAATTTGATCTGGCTGTTCAATCAATTTGGGTTTGGCGTGCGCGGCAACCACGCTGCCCATAACGATTAAAACCGTGCCAGCAATGGTGGTGGGGGTGACCGCCTCGTCAAAAAAATACCATCCAAATGCCGCCGCCCATATAAAGGCGGTATATTCAACGGGGATTAAAATTTGCGCCTCCGCCCGTGCATATGCCCAGCTTAACATTAACAGCGAAATCATTGCCAAAAACCCTGCCCCCGCCAATAAGGGGATATGGACATTCGTTACCATCACCAAAAACCACGGCGCGGCCAATAATAACCAAAAACAGGTCAGCAGCGATTGGAAAAATGCTATTTCTATTGGCCCTGCTTTTTGCGCCTGTTGCCGCGCAAGGATAAGATTATAGGCGAATAAACATGCCGATAGTAAAACAGCCGCAACACCCCAAATGGCATCATCATCATATTTGCCGCTAAATTTCCCAATCAGGATAACCGACACCCCCGCCAAACCGAATATAGACGCCCAAATTGCCGCCTTTCCCACGCTTTCTTTTAAAATAATCACCGCCAAATATAATGCGACCACGGGCGCAAAAAATGACAAACCAATTGCCTCGGCCAAGGGAAGACGCGCAATGGCCCAAAAAAACGCCACCGCCATTAAGGCGACGACCAAACTGCGCCATAAATGAATTTTCAAATTTGCCATGCTGGGCCATTTATTGCGCGCGCCCAAAAATAACGCCCCGCCCATCCCAGCACCGAAAATATTGCGCCATAATACCGCATTATACGCGCCCATTTCAATGGACAGCACCTTCATCGCCGCATCCATTAAAGAGAAAAAGGCAATGCCCGCACATGCCACAGAAAAGGCAATGGCGGCGGGGGTTTGATGCTGTTGATTATTATTCATCATTGCCCGGCAATAGCGCGGTGAATATTATTTGGCGAGCATATAATCATGGCTTCATACCGCCCTATGGCGTTAAAGATGATGCGGGTTTATTTTTGCTGGCGGTGACGTGTTTCATTCCCAAATGCCAAAAAATAATTATAAATATCGGCCTCGCTCCGGCTTGCCGCATTGCGCCAATCGCGCGCGCTTTTTTTATTTAATAATGTGCCTTGCGGGGAAATAATCATCACATAGGGGGTATTTTTGACCGATTTACCCTTAAACCGCTTTACAATATCCAAATTGCGTCCTTCGTCCGATTGCGGCGTGCCAACATCGACATAGACAATTTCAAATTTTTCGTCCCTTAACCGCTTGAAACGGGGCGTTTCAAACCATCCTGCAAAGGCCAAACTGTCATGACACCAATTTGCCCCCATGGCGATGATGACATATTTTCCGTTTAATTTTGCTCTGTCCAATGCGCGTTGCACCTGCGTCTGTGCATTGGCATTTTTATCATAAGCCTTTACTTCTGGATTTTCGGCGCGGCTATCGGCCTGCATCATGGGTTGAAGCGGATATGATTGGTTATTTTTTACCGATGATGATTGCGCGGGCGGTGTTTGCGTGGGCAGTGTTTGCGTGGGCAGTGTTTGCGCGGGCGGTGTTTGCGCGGGGGCGGTTGCGACAAATGCCAGCATTAAAAATGATATTATCTTCATTATTTTTGCCCCTTATAAATTATCACTCACCGCCTTTATTCACGGCCTTTATTCACGGCCATTATGTCGCGCCAATGGCTATGCAGCGACGCTTTCACCTGCTTCGATGGAGGCTGCCTTTGCCTCCACCAATTTCACAATATGATCGACCATATCCGCGCTTTCAATATGATGATCGGTCACGCCGGATAAATATACCATATGTTTGCCATTGCCGCCGCCGGTCACACCAATGTCGGTTTCGCGTGCTTCACCCGGGCCATTGACCACGCATCCCAAAACCGAAAGGGATAGGGGCGTTTTAATATGGCTTAATGCTTCTTCTAATTTTTGAACCGTGCGGATAACGTCAAAACCCTGCCGCGCACAGCTGGGGCAGCTTATCACCCGAACTCCCCTTGTTCTAAGGCCAAGGGTTTTTAATATTTCATACGCAACGCGCACTTCCTCTTCGGGTTCGGCGGATAATGACACACGCACCGTATCGCCAATGCCCGCCCATAATAAATTGCCAATGCCAATCGCGCTTTTCACCGTGCCGCCAATTAAGCCGCCGGCCTCTGTAATGCCCAAATGTAGCGGACAATCCACCGCATCGGCCAATTGCATATATGCCGCCACCGCCAAAAATGCGTCGGACGCCTTCACCGCAACCTTATATTCATGGAAATCCAAATCTTGTAATAATTTAATATGGTCCAATGCGCTTTCCACCAATGCATCGGGGCATGGTTCGCCATATTTTTCCAGCAAATCTTTTTCCAAACTGCCCGCATTAACGCCAATTCGAATTGCACAGCCATTGGATTTTGCGGCGTCCACCACCTCCCGCACGCGGGCCTCGCTGCCAATATTTCCTGGATTTATCCGCAGGCACGCCGCGCCAGCATCTGCCGCCTCCAACGCGCGTTTATAATGAAAATGAATGTCGGCGACAATGGGCACATTGGCCGCGCGGACAATTTGTTTCAATCCGGCGGTTGATTCCACATCGGGGCATGACACGCGGATAATATCCACGCCTGCATCCTCGCATCGGCGGATTTGGTCCACCGTGGCGCGCACGTCGCTGGTCAATGTGTTGGTCATTGTTTGCACGCTAATGGGCGCATCGCCGCCAACCGGCACATTGCCAACCATGATTTGACGGCATTGGCGCCGCGATATATCGCGCCATGGGCGAAGAGATGGATTATCAGCTGTCATCATTATACCTTTTAATCAATATGCGATTTTAAACATGATATAGCGCTTTATTATCACAATGTAACCATATAGCATCAAACAAATATGGGGAGTTTATAATGTTTGATTTTTTATCTCGCAAAATGACGGGCGCGGTAATGCGCGGCGGCGTGGTGATTTTATTTGCCTGCGCCATGGCTGTGCCCGCTTATGCTTCGGAAAAAACATGGGATGATGCGGGAACAATTGCCAAAAATGGCCTTGTCGCGGCGGCGTTAATCCTGCCTGCGGCAAAAAAAGATTTAAATGGCGGCCTGCAATCATTGGGCAGCATGGGGGTTGCCTATATCATCACCCAAACGGGCAAGGATAGTTTTCCAAAATTGCGCCCTGATGGCAGCGATTATCGCAGCTTCCCCTCTGGCCATACATCAATGGCATTTTCCGCTGCCGCCACCATGCATAATCGCTATGGCTGGAAAGTGGGTTTGCCTGCACAGGCCGTGGCCGCCTTTGTTGGTGTGTCGCGGATAAAGGCCAAAAAACATGACTGGGCCGATGTCTTAACGGGCATGGCCATTGGGCAGGCAAGCGGATTTTTAATTACCAATAAACGCAATGAAAATGTCGTCATTATCCCCTTTGGCGATACAAAGGGCGGCGGTGTGGCGGCGCTTGTCCGATTTTAATTTAAATAAATAGCGGAGAAATTATGACAAAATTTAATTTGAAAAAATCGATCAAAAAATATGCCGCATTTTTAACATTGCCCATCATATTTGCATCGCCCATTGCCATGGCACAGGGCAATCAATCGCCTGAAAATAATAGTGGCGCAGAAATGCAAGATAATTGGTCAATTGTCATTCATGGCGGGGCGGGCGTGTTGGAACGGGATAAAATAAGCCCAGAAAAAGACGCCGAAATACGCGCGGCATTAAATTTTGCGTTAAAAACTGGATCGGATATTTTGCGCGCTGGTGGCACATCCATGGATGCCATTGCCGCGACAATTATGACATTAGAAAATAATGAAAATTTTAATGCTGGAAAAGGTGCGGTGTTCACATGGGATGGCAAAAATGAAATGGATGCCAGCATCATGGACGGCGAAACATTGGCCGCAGGTGCAGTTGCGGGCGTGACAGCCACCAAAAACCCGATTTTATTGGCCCGTAAAGTCATGACCGATAGCAGCCATGTTTTCCTTTCCGGCGATGGGGCAAATAAATTCAGCCTTGAAATGGGGCTGGAGCAAGCGCCGCCCGAATATTTCGCCACCGATTTTCGCCGCCAACAATTGGAAAAAATGAAATCGCAAAAAATTTCATCCTATGATGTTGATTTGAAATTTGGCACGGTTGGCGCTGTGGCAGTTGATAAAAATGGCAATATCGCTGCGGGAACAAGCACGGGTGGCATGACGGGCAAAAAATGGGGACGTATTGGCGATTCCCCCATCATCGGCGCGGGGACATATGCCCGAAATGATAGCTGCGGCATCTCTGCCACGGGCAGCGGCGAATATTTCATCCGTTTGGGCGTGGCACATGAAATTTGCAGCCGTATCCGTTTTGCCTTTTCCTCCACCCGCGACACCGCACAGGCAAATGTGCCAAAGGATAAGCATGGCATGCCGCAATATTATATTCATTCCAACGAATGGGCACTGGATGATGATGTTGTTCAGGCGATTGCCGATAATGTGATTGCCGAATTGGGCGTTTTGGGCGGCACTGGCGGCATTATTTACGCCACGCCATGGGGACAAATTGGATATAGTTTCAACACGCCGGGAATGTATCGCGGCAAAGCATCGAATAATGCCCCCGCCACGGTTTCCATTTATGGTGATGAGGAATAATCTATTTTAACGTCACCTATAATGGACATGGCAATTCAAACTTTTACTTTTGGTGCAGAGCAATTTTGCTTTGCCGGTCCACGGGCCTTATTTTGGCCGCGTAAATCGGCCCTGTTGGTCGCGGACCTGCATTTGGAAAAAGCCAGCAATTTTGCCATGGGGGGGCAGATGCTCCCCCCCTATGACAGCCATGAGATTATTGAAAATTTGGGCGATTTGGCCGCCCAATTTAACGCCGCCTGCATTTATTCTTTGGGCGATAATTTTCATGATGATGACGGACAATATCGATTATCCAAAAATGTGCAGGATAAAATTACAGCATTGGCCGAAAAATATACTCTAAATTGGATAATCGGCAATCATGATGAGGCGTTGAGCAGATCATTTGGCGGCAATATTTATGAAGAAATGAATGTGGATGGTATTATCCTGCGCCATATGGCACAGCGGCATGAAACACGCCCTGAAATTTCTGGGCATTTTCACCCCAAATATCGCGCAAAAATCCGTGGTCGGCAGATAAATCGTGTCTGCGCGCTGGCTGCGGGAAATCATTTAATCCTTCCTGCTTTTGGGGCATTAACCGGCGGCATGGGCGCAAATGACGCCGCAATTGCATCGGCATGCGGCATGAAAAGCGGTGATATGGCCGCCGCCTATATGGATGCGAACCCGCGGCTAATCACCATGCAATTATATTTTACCTAAGATGCCCTTGCTGATTTTTGAAAATCCAGCTACTCCTTAAATGAAGTGGAGATGGAAAATTTATGATAGTGCTAGATTCCCTAATGGTGAAAATCGCGCTTATCGGTTTATTGGGCGTTGGCGCACAATGGATTGCATGGCGGATCAACAAACCGGCCATTGCGTTAATGTTATTCGCAGGTGTGATGGCAGGGCCCGTTTTGGGGATAATCAACCCGCGCGCGGATTTTGGCACTTTATTAGAACCCATTGTCAAATTGGCGGTGGCGGTTATCCTGTTCGAAGGGGGGCTTAGCCTTAATTTTAAGGATTTGCGCCATGCGGGCAGTGGGGTATTGCGGCTTGTCATTGTGGGCGTGCCTGTTGGCTGGGTGCTTGGCACAATGGCGGGTTATTATGGCGCGAACCTATCGCTTGGCGTTGCGGCATTATTTGGCGGAATTTTGGTGGTTACCGGCCCAACGGTTATCGGCCCGATGCTGCGTTCGCTGCGCGTCGGCAACCGTGTTCGTGATATTTTAAAATGGGAAGGCATTGTTAACGACCCGATTGGCGCTTTGCTTGCCGTTGCCATTTATACCTATATTCACTATGTTTCCTTAAATGCTGGTCCGGTCAATTTGGTCGAAATTTCTGCCATTGTCCTTGGCTCTAGCATTATTGCAGGTGCAATTGGCGCGGCATTGGGCTTTGCATTAGTATATATTTTCCCGCGTGGATGGGTGCCGGAATATTTAAAAGCACCCGTTTTATTGGTGGCTGTTATTGGCGGTTTTGTTGGCGCGGATTTAATCATGCATGAAACCGGCCTTATCACCGTGACCATTATGGGTGTGGTGATGGCCAACCGCCCCACATTTTCCAGCCGCGCATTAAGACGGTTTAAGGAAGATTTGTCTGTATTGCTCATTTCCGGCGTGTTTATCCTGCTTTCCGCCACATTGGATTGGGAAACCATGCAAAAATTCCAACCTATATTTTTGGTATTTTTGGGGATGCTATTATTCATCGTGCGTCCGGTTACCGTGCTGACCAGTCTGGCATTTAGCGATGTTCCATGGCGTGAAAGATTATTTATCGCATGGATTGCACCGCGCGGCGTAGTGGCCATTGCGGTGACCAGCTTATTCGCCATTCGTTTGGTGGAATTGGGTTATGAAGGGGCGGATGCCTTAATCCCCTTGGTCTTTGGCGTGGTGATTGTCACCATTTTCGCCCATGGTTTTTCCGCAGGATATGTTGCCCGCTTCCTTGGCATTGATCAGGGTAAAAGCGAGGATATTTTGTTGGTCGGGTCAAATCGGTGGAATATTGCCTTTGGTAAATTTTTATCCAGCATGGATTTAAATGTCGTGATTGCGGATCAAAGCAAATATGCATTGCGCAACGCCCGCAAGGCAGGGTTGGAAACCCATTGCGGCGAAGTATCGGAAAGCGCACATGGCCATGAATTGGACATTGGCCGTTTCCAACATTTATTGGTCGGGACAGAGGGCGATAGCTATAATTTATTGGTCGCAAATGATTTGGGGCCAGAGGTTGGGTTTGAATCACTGACCATCATGTCGGGCGAAGATGCAATAAACCATCATAATCGCGCCCGCGTTTTATTTGCCAGTGGGGCAAGTTTTGAATTGCTGGACGATCGGATTTATTCGGGTTGGGAATTTAGCAAAACCCGCATCACCGAAAAATTCACCTATAGCGATTTTAGGGCAAATTTAATCGAGGATGAAGAACCGGTCGCGGTACTGAAACCGGATAATCGCTTATTATTCTTTGCTGTGGGCAGCAGCCCAACGGTTGAACCCGATGATGTCATTATCAGCTTTGTTCAGCCCGACACGCCCGAAGAACGCAAGGCGCAGCGTGAGGCGGAAAAACAGCGCAATGACAAATAATCACCTTTCAACTTAGGGGCGGTAAAATGCCCCCCAAATATCCGCACATAAATTAAATATATGATTTATCTGGCCGCGCGCGCGCCAAAAATCGCGCTACCCACACGGACATGGGTTGCCCCCAATGTGATGGCGACTTCATAATCCGCCGACATTCCCATAGAAAGACACTGGCCCATAGAAAGACACTGGCCCATAGAAAGAGACTGGCCCATAGAAAGAGACTGGCCCATAGATAAATTTTGGCCCATTTCTATCACCTGATCCGACTTGGCTTGTTCATCCTCCATATAACGGGCGGATATTTCGGCAAGCAGCGCAAAAAATGGCGATGGCTCAATATCCGCGGGCGGCATACACATAAAGCCTGCAATGGGAATATTTTGTTCTTTGGCAATTTTCAATAAATCGTCCAAATCCTGTATCGCACAGCCGCCTTTTTGCGGTTCATCCCCAATATTTACCTGAATGAAACAGGGTAAAAACCGCCCCTG includes the following:
- a CDS encoding GNAT family N-acetyltransferase — protein: MTNIGPTLETNRLILRMPSKEDLPAFTKFCADAETTRFIGGVSHPSMAWRAWAAMIGGWHLNGFGYFSMIEKSTGQWIGRTGPWQPPQWPGTEIGWGIMRDAAGKGYAREAAIACIDWAIDILGWDDVIHTIDPENHASIALAERLGSKPRGPVIMPPPFHEKHIEIWGQTKAEWLVNKRAFT
- the pdeM gene encoding ligase-associated DNA damage response endonuclease PdeM, with protein sequence MAIQTFTFGAEQFCFAGPRALFWPRKSALLVADLHLEKASNFAMGGQMLPPYDSHEIIENLGDLAAQFNAACIYSLGDNFHDDDGQYRLSKNVQDKITALAEKYTLNWIIGNHDEALSRSFGGNIYEEMNVDGIILRHMAQRHETRPEISGHFHPKYRAKIRGRQINRVCALAAGNHLILPAFGALTGGMGANDAAIASACGMKSGDMAAAYMDANPRLITMQLYFT
- a CDS encoding thioredoxin family protein, translating into MKIISFLMLAFVATAPAQTPPAQTLPTQTLPTQTPPAQSSSVKNNQSYPLQPMMQADSRAENPEVKAYDKNANAQTQVQRALDRAKLNGKYVIIAMGANWCHDSLAFAGWFETPRFKRLRDEKFEIVYVDVGTPQSDEGRNLDIVKRFKGKSVKNTPYVMIISPQGTLLNKKSARDWRNAASRSEADIYNYFLAFGNETRHRQQK
- a CDS encoding phosphatase PAP2 family protein, yielding MFDFLSRKMTGAVMRGGVVILFACAMAVPAYASEKTWDDAGTIAKNGLVAAALILPAAKKDLNGGLQSLGSMGVAYIITQTGKDSFPKLRPDGSDYRSFPSGHTSMAFSAAATMHNRYGWKVGLPAQAVAAFVGVSRIKAKKHDWADVLTGMAIGQASGFLITNKRNENVVIIPFGDTKGGGVAALVRF
- a CDS encoding dihydroorotase, giving the protein MSGKYDLILKNGTVHSPGGPQHVDVAVKDGKIAALGHFDDAGKIVDCTGLDILPGMIDSQVHFREPGLEHKEDLESGSRCAVMGGITAVFEMPNTNPNTDTKERIEDKLSRAYHRMWCDHAFYVGATGQNAEELLELEKMPGTSGVKIFMGASTGNLLVKDDEALERVLRSGTRRVAIHSEDEYRMNEREHLRVEGDPSSHPIWRDDESAMMSTKRIIALARKTGRRIHILHITTPAELELISQNKDLVTCELLPQHLTLDAETAYAKLGSYAQMNPPIRSKAHQDGLWHWLNQGVPDVMGSDHAPHTKEEKAKPYPASPSGMPGVQTILPLMLNHVAHGRTTLQRVIELFSAGPQRIFGLVGKGRIAVGYDADFTVVDLAKKWTITNEWLQSKCGWSPFEGMEITGKPVGTFIRGHQVMWNDVLADKVIGEPVRFQETYKG
- a CDS encoding cation:proton antiporter, with amino-acid sequence MIVLDSLMVKIALIGLLGVGAQWIAWRINKPAIALMLFAGVMAGPVLGIINPRADFGTLLEPIVKLAVAVILFEGGLSLNFKDLRHAGSGVLRLVIVGVPVGWVLGTMAGYYGANLSLGVAALFGGILVVTGPTVIGPMLRSLRVGNRVRDILKWEGIVNDPIGALLAVAIYTYIHYVSLNAGPVNLVEISAIVLGSSIIAGAIGAALGFALVYIFPRGWVPEYLKAPVLLVAVIGGFVGADLIMHETGLITVTIMGVVMANRPTFSSRALRRFKEDLSVLLISGVFILLSATLDWETMQKFQPIFLVFLGMLLFIVRPVTVLTSLAFSDVPWRERLFIAWIAPRGVVAIAVTSLFAIRLVELGYEGADALIPLVFGVVIVTIFAHGFSAGYVARFLGIDQGKSEDILLVGSNRWNIAFGKFLSSMDLNVVIADQSKYALRNARKAGLETHCGEVSESAHGHELDIGRFQHLLVGTEGDSYNLLVANDLGPEVGFESLTIMSGEDAINHHNRARVLFASGASFELLDDRIYSGWEFSKTRITEKFTYSDFRANLIEDEEPVAVLKPDNRLLFFAVGSSPTVEPDDVIISFVQPDTPEERKAQREAEKQRNDK
- a CDS encoding isoaspartyl peptidase/L-asparaginase family protein, with amino-acid sequence MTKFNLKKSIKKYAAFLTLPIIFASPIAMAQGNQSPENNSGAEMQDNWSIVIHGGAGVLERDKISPEKDAEIRAALNFALKTGSDILRAGGTSMDAIAATIMTLENNENFNAGKGAVFTWDGKNEMDASIMDGETLAAGAVAGVTATKNPILLARKVMTDSSHVFLSGDGANKFSLEMGLEQAPPEYFATDFRRQQLEKMKSQKISSYDVDLKFGTVGAVAVDKNGNIAAGTSTGGMTGKKWGRIGDSPIIGAGTYARNDSCGISATGSGEYFIRLGVAHEICSRIRFAFSSTRDTAQANVPKDKHGMPQYYIHSNEWALDDDVVQAIADNVIAELGVLGGTGGIIYATPWGQIGYSFNTPGMYRGKASNNAPATVSIYGDEE
- the rarD gene encoding EamA family transporter RarD, which produces MINISHDENKARTGVIQAIGAYIIWGFMPVFFKIFKGYPEYEIVAHRVIWCVPVLLLILTLRGRIGELWAALRNPQALKYLFFTSFLIAANWLIYIWAVSHDYVVAASLGYFLSPLLNIALGYIFLKERLGRLQIAALCCAILGVALLAGGALNTLWISISLALSFGFYGLIRKIAPVESLPGLAVETLWLFIPSLLLAIWVYMTSSHAAWNDSWGVTLALMASGLVTAVPLLLFASAARKINFSTIGFIQYIGPTIQFLFGVLVYKEPLSWAQISCFILIWLGIAIFTYDGLRKYKLANKPV
- the ispG gene encoding flavodoxin-dependent (E)-4-hydroxy-3-methylbut-2-enyl-diphosphate synthase; protein product: MTADNPSLRPWRDISRRQCRQIMVGNVPVGGDAPISVQTMTNTLTSDVRATVDQIRRCEDAGVDIIRVSCPDVESTAGLKQIVRAANVPIVADIHFHYKRALEAADAGAACLRINPGNIGSEARVREVVDAAKSNGCAIRIGVNAGSLEKDLLEKYGEPCPDALVESALDHIKLLQDLDFHEYKVAVKASDAFLAVAAYMQLADAVDCPLHLGITEAGGLIGGTVKSAIGIGNLLWAGIGDTVRVSLSAEPEEEVRVAYEILKTLGLRTRGVRVISCPSCARQGFDVIRTVQKLEEALSHIKTPLSLSVLGCVVNGPGEARETDIGVTGGGNGKHMVYLSGVTDHHIESADMVDHIVKLVEAKAASIEAGESVAA
- a CDS encoding YgfZ/GcvT domain-containing protein, with protein sequence MTENSDIKQLNNRSVVKISPQIIDGAISDNVRDFLQGLLTQDMRKVAAGTPQYGALLSAQGKVLFDMIIWDAEDVKDADIKQSANCIFLDVEAQYVDELIKKLSLYRLRRKITIERTEMAVLWSLHHHDQLTADPRMEALGYRGLSASCDCSDATDIWRKHRLSQGVVEGRDELGHEKHLWLECNAIELNGVAFDKGCYVGQENTARMNWRSKINRRIVVLPLAEADAKRQIIAYDDLGLSVEHRRVEDFDALTLPNWLKAAVKQDEGAEG
- a CDS encoding DMT family transporter — its product is MMNNNQQHQTPAAIAFSVACAGIAFFSLMDAAMKVLSIEMGAYNAVLWRNIFGAGMGGALFLGARNKWPSMANLKIHLWRSLVVALMAVAFFWAIARLPLAEAIGLSFFAPVVALYLAVIILKESVGKAAIWASIFGLAGVSVILIGKFSGKYDDDAIWGVAAVLLSACLFAYNLILARQQAQKAGPIEIAFFQSLLTCFWLLLAAPWFLVMVTNVHIPLLAGAGFLAMISLLMLSWAYARAEAQILIPVEYTAFIWAAAFGWYFFDEAVTPTTIAGTVLIVMGSVVAAHAKPKLIEQPDQISI